From the Erythrolamprus reginae isolate rEryReg1 chromosome Z, rEryReg1.hap1, whole genome shotgun sequence genome, one window contains:
- the LOC139153105 gene encoding serine/arginine repetitive matrix protein 2-like isoform X1, with the protein MYNGIGLPTPRGSGTNGYVQRNLSAVRHKKDRTDYKSEEELRKLESSLVKKPNQDILDHERKRKVELKCLELAELMEEQGYGEGEIQEKVATFRMMLLEKDVAIVKEGEQQQKSSITETHQLAEANEKKNERLRAAFGISDSYVDGSSFDPNRRAKEAATAAAAKQQQEQQKQYSLIKDSSSSRSPSPKQKKKKKKKGRDRTESRSPSRRERKKSSKKKKHRSESKKRKHRSPSPKSKHKSKEKKRKRSTSESASQKDRRDRSSSPDGSSSSDASHSRSGSPIVQKRSSLRQRSKSPSSSRKQDTEMVSKNLGEKERSSSAEPAQRGRSTSPRESRENREKLSKDSPVRENLQHSPSPSSPAKEKERDKDRKSVRHGGRKSTPSLEHDPKGMHHSPMPNDHSREKCPPSKEKRSPSCSSPSVKKQSEDRNGTLPPSKAKISPDSKEDLTASPSASKAVETKLKKMPREDSTPQRSPSSESGSCSSSSSSPSPPSKPAPVSRNCSPEVLPKRQDKEKASTQREKSSSSPEISRSGQKQSSKTSRRERSSTPPAKGSKSRISRRDKSLSQTPTTRRGRSRSRTPPKRVRSRTRTPPRRGRSRSQRRARSRSRTPLRRGRSRTPQWRGRSRTPQRWGRSRSRTPPRWGRSRTPQRRGWSRSRTPQRHGWSRSRNSGRWGRSRTPPRRGRSRSRTPRRGRSRSRSPPRRIRSRSRTQPRRGRSRTRTPPRRGRSSSSPRREKSLISARRSRSVSSPDRKVSRIPDSRRSRSNSSTRMRERTRKVIRRSLSGSSPESRRLRASPRRSRSGSLPKTKKKTLLSPRRSRSGSSPRSRKKRLRTPPKRSRSSSPRIKKKSRLSVRRSRSGSSPRPKKKSRSPTRRSQSKSPPVLKNKARMSPRSSCGSSPRLTRNSEVSSAAEEKAKSTNRSRSGSSPAVRKKSQSPSRQSISGSSPEPEIRLPRRRNRSESSPEVKTKSRTGSSPMLKKETGPSPRQSRSGSSQSSAKENSLSPVRRAASPESKSASPLQQSRAGRSVGTKEKPRSPHRRQSKSRSPPALRETSLSPLRPIAPGSSLETKKKSSSLDKCKNNSLELKKTRSSPRQGTSGSSPMAKEQSRSPTRTKSRYSPEMTESSPLKQVRCGLSPQAAQEKSPSRRSESRPSPELNGKSKSPPKQNKFEEVKTKSGSSPGHNKSSSMAVTESASLSCQKNKSGSSLSGKEKMQSSSKQMPSESSPVLIKTDIPSRRSRSGSSSSSSSSSSSSSSSSSSSSSSSSSTSSSTSPEDNKSQSPPKLNRSAGLSINKNKPVSSPMQGKVYSPPEPENSTVTTVTKHNRPGSSPEIKETSNVAVMGPRSPLEKKGSFKESSRRSRSGSYSGIKEKPKIPSSESSSDSSPEWKEKTQSRSVSPVRPRIKSKTPPRRRTSRSPPKSRPKSRTPPKRGRSGSPPRPKLKSRTPPRRRRSGSSPRPRIKSRTPPRRRRSGSSPRSQIKSRTPLRHHCRAGSSPRPRRKSRTPPRRRRSGSWAREKSRTPITRRLRSVSPVSPRRKSRTPPRRGRSRSLSREKSRTSTHPHRSASSSYGDKPRTSLRQERSGSPSWRSHSRSLSRRRDKSRGSVRRERSVSPPVRSRSRSSSRQEKSKPPFRGHSQSPVQMLPLSPERTATSRNASRSPPRLDASRITTTYKGTGSRVSPDCQSSPVRKHSRSGSQEACPSPGRKSRSPPVLERYPKSDLQEKPASSSLWHSKNNVAIPCALTPPCEESSKLRKGLSPDLSVLHDLPPASKNGDSMAIRKSPGHRNQSMHQGVIKDDAGVGASLSGRSGSHAGSLSPVKAKLSSHSSSSSSASSSSSASSSPLPALISVLVPSPKEEEIVSEGKIADRSEVHLPTLEAESHLASVMEDDTTSSCPTVLQLDLPSPPPSAPPKAKRSSSASSTSSSSSSSSSSSSSSSTSDSESSSSESSPHDQATKDLEVEIEQKQPPSPVLKETKSDEQPLEMDKRKRRSQSSSSTSSSSSSSSSSSSSASSSSSSSSSSSSSSSTMPLPKTGLQAVMKAPVKMKPSPEKRKSRSPRKPIDSLRDSRSLSYSPEERRQISPPTQPASAPRDRRRDRSKDRSLQRNRRSNSRSPGRKRRRKSPSPRAPRRRTSRSP; encoded by the exons ATGTACAATGGGATAGGACTCCCCACTCCCCGGGGCAGTGGCACTAACGGTTACGTGCAACGGAACCTCTCGGCTGTGCGTCACAAGAAGGATCGGACTGACTACAAATCAGAAGAGGAGCTGAGGAAACTGGAGTCATCTTTGGTCAAAAAACCCAACCAGGACATCCTGGATCACGAGCGCAAAAGAAAGGTTGAATTGAAATGCTTAGAACTGGCTGAACTCATGGAAGAGCAAGG GTATGGAGAAGGGGAGATTCAGGAGAAAGTGGCCACTTTTCGGATGATGCTTCTGGAAAAAGATGTGGCAATTGTCAAAGAGGGGGAACAGCAGCAGAAGTCTAG TATTACAGAGACCCATCAGCTGGCGGAGGCCAATGAAAAGAAGAATGAGAGGCTGCGAGCTGCTTTTGGGATCAGTGACAGTTATGTGGATGGTAGCTCTTTTGACCCCAACCGCAGGGCCAAGGAGGCTGCAACAGCTGCTGCGGCTAAACAACAGCAGGAGCAGCAGAAGCAATACAG TCTTATAAAAGACTCCAGCAGTTCCAGGTCACCATCTccaaaacaaaagaagaagaagaaaaagaagggcaGAGACAG GACTGAGAGCAGATCACCTTCtcgaagagaaaggaaaaaaagctcaaagaaaaagaaacacag aTCAGAATCAAAGAAAAGGAAGCATAG ATCTCCAAGTCCCAAAAGCAAACACaaatccaaggaaaagaaaaggaagag GTCCACCAGTGAATCTGCATCTCAGAAAGACCGTCGGGATCGCTCTTCCTCCCCAGATGGCTCTTCTTCATCAGATGCTTCCCATAGCAG ATCAGGAAGCCCTATTGTTCAGAAAAGGAGCTCCCTTAGGCAGCGGAGCAAGTCTCCATCAAGTTCACGAAAACAAGACACCGAAATGGTTTCTAAAAATTTGGGAGAAAAAGAACGTTCATCTTCTGCTGAGCCTGCCCAGCGAGGCAGGAGCACCAGTCCTCGAGAAAGCAGAGAAAACCGAGAG AAATTATCCAAGGATTCTCCGGTACGTGAGAACCTTCAGCATTCTCCAAGTCCTTCATCTCctgccaaagaaaaagaaagagacaaggataGAAAGTCTGTTCGGCATGGGGGTCGAAAATCCACCCCCTCACTTGAGCATGATCCAAAGGGCATGCATCATTCACCTATGCCGAATGATCATTCTCGAGAAAAGTGCCCCCCTTCTAAAGAGAAGAGGTCTCCTTCCTGTTCCTCTCCATCTGTTAAGAAGCAGTCTGAAGACCGTAATGGGACTCTTCCTCCATCGAAGGCTAAGATTTCTCCTGATAGCAAGGAGGATCTTACAGCTTCCCCATCTGCTTCTAAGGCGGTTGAGACCAAATTGAAGAAGATGCCTCGCGAGGACTCTACACCTCAGCGCTCACCTTCTTCAGAGAGTGGTAGttgctcttcttcctcctcttccccttccccaccATCTAAGCCTGCTCCAGTTTCTCGCAACTGTTCTCCAGAGGTCCTTCCCAAAAGGCAAGACAAAGAGAAAGCCTCTACCCAGCGAGAGAAATCTAGTTCATCCCCTGAAATCTCTCGTTCTGGACAAAAGCAGTCTTCTAAGACATCTCGACGTGAACGATCTAGCACCCCACCAGCTAAAGGCTCCAAATCAAGAATCAGTCGGAGGGACAAATCTCTCTCTCAAACACCCACTACACGTAGAGGTAGATCACGGTCCCGAACTCCACCTAAAAGAGTTAGATCACGCACACGTACCCCACCAAGAAGGGGAAGGTCTCGTTCTCAGAGACGTGCTCGATCCCGTTCACGCACACCTTTGCGAAGGGGACGTTCTCGAACTCCCCAGTGGCGAGGCCGCTCAAGAACACCTCAGCGATGGGGTAGATCCCGTTCTCGCACACCTCCCAGATGGGGTCGATCACGTACACCTCAAAGGCGTGGTTGGTCTCGTTCTAGAACTCCTCAAAGGCATGGATGGTCTAGAAGCAGAAATAGTGGAAGATGGGGCAGGTCGCGAACACCACCAAGAAGAGGGAGGTCACGTTCAAGAACACCAAGAAGAGGCAGATCTAGATCAAGAAGTCCACCCAGGCGAATAAGGTCCCGCTCTAGAACACAACCAAGAAGAGGCAGATCTAGGACTAGGACACCTCCTAGGAGAGGAAGATCAAGCTCGTCTCCAAGAAGAGAGAAATCCTTGATTTCAGCCAGACGAAGTAGATCTGTGTCATCTCCAGATCGGAAAGTTTCCAGAATTCCAGACTCTAGGAGGAGTCGGTCTAATTCATCTACAAGAATGAGGGAAAGAACTAGAAAAGTGATAAGACGTAGTCTTTCTGGTTCCTCTCCTGAATCAAGAAGGTTAAGAGCATCTCCCAGACGTAGTCGTTCTGGATCACTTccaaaaactaaaaagaaaactCTGTTGTCTCCAAGAAGGAGTCGTTCAGGTTCTTCTCCAAGGTCAAGAAAGAAAAGATTGAGAACGCCTCCAAAGCGCAGTCGTTCTAGTTCtccaagaataaaaaagaaatcaagatTAAGTGTCAGACGAAGTAGATCTGGTTCTTCTCCAAGACCAAAAAAGAAATCAAGATCACCTACTAGGCGTAGCCAATCCAAGTCACCTCCAGTCCTCAAAAACAAAGCCAGAATGTCCCCTCGGAGCAGTTGTGGTTCATCTCCAAGGCTTACAAGGAATTCTGAAGTTTCTTCAGCAGCTGAAGAAAAAGCTAAAAGTACAAACAGAAGTCGATCTGGTTCCTCTCCAGCAGTGCGAAAGAAATCACAGTCTCCTTCAAGACAAAGTATATCTGGGTCTTCTCCAGAACCAGAGATAAGATTACCAAGAAGGCGAAACAGATCTGAGTCTTCTCCAGAAGTGAAAACAAAGTCAAGGACAGGATCATCCCCAATGCTGAAAAAGGAAACGGGACCATCTCCAAGGCAAAGTCGGTCTGGTTCCAGTCAATCATCAGCAAAGGAAAACTCCTTATCCCCAGTAAGGCGAGCAGCTTCTCCAGAATCAAAGTCTGCATCTCCACTGCAGCAAAGCAGAGCTGGAAGGTCTGTAGGAACAAAAGAAAAACCTAGATCACCTCACCGAAGGCAGAGCAAGTCTAGATCACCTCCAGCTTTGAGAGAGACATCTCTTTCTCCTTTAAGACCAATTGCACCTGGATCTTCATTAGAAACTAAGAAGAAATCTTCTTCACTTgataaatgcaaaaataattcCTTGGAATTAAAGAAAACTAGGTCATCTCCAAGGCAAGGCACATCTGGCTCTTCTCCAATGGCCAAAGAACAGTCAAGATCACCTACCAGGACCAAGTCAAGATACTCTCCTGAGATGACAGAATCTTCCCCTTTGAAGCAAGTCAGATGTGGACTGTCCCCTCAGGCAGCACAAGAGAAATCTCCCTCCAGGAGAAGTGAATCCAGGCCATCTCCTGAACTAAATGGCAAATCTAAATCTCCTCCAAAGCAAAATAAATTCGAAGAAGTGAAAACAAAATCCGGATCTTCTCCAGGGCACAACAAGTCCAGCTCCATGGCAGTAACAGAAAGTGCTTCACTTTCATGCCAAAAGAATAAATCAGGTTCATCTCTCTCTGGAAAAGAAAAAATGCAATCTTCTTCAAAACAAATGCCATCTGAATCATCACCAGTACTTATAAAAACAGATATTCCATCAAGGCGAAGTAGATctggttcttcctcttcctcttcctcctcttcttcctcttcctcctcctcctcttcctcttcctcctcctcctcctcttctacttcTTCATCAACTTCTCCAGAAGATAATAAATCTCAGTCACCTCCCAAACTTAATCGCTCTGCAGGATTGTCAATCAACAAAAATAAACCAGTTTCATCCCCAATGCAAGGCAAAGTATATTCACCTCCAGAACCAGAGAACAGTACAGTTACAACAGTTACAAAGCACAATAGACCTGGATCTTCTCCAGAAATAAAAGAAACTTCTAACGTTGCAGTGATGGGACCCAGATCACCTTTAGAAAAGAAAGGGTCATTTAAAGAGTCATCTCGAAGAAGTAGATCAGGTTCTTATTCTGGAATTAAagagaagccaaaaataccctctaGTGAGAGCAGTTCGGATTCTTCTCCCGAATGGAAAGAGAAAACTCAGAGTAGATCTGTGTCACCAGTCAGACCAAGAATAAAATCAAAAACACCTCCAAGACGTAGAACATCAAGGTCGCCACCTAAATCTAGACCAAAATCCAGGACACCTCCAAAGCGTGGCCGGTCTGGATCTCCACCAAGACctaagttgaagtccagaacGCCTCCAAGACGCCGTAGGTCTGGCTCATCTCCGAGACCCAGAATAAAATCTAGAACACCTCCCAGACGACGTAGATCTGGGTCATCTCCAAGGTCCCAAATAAAATCCAGAACACCACTCCGACATCACTGCAGAGCTGGATCATCTCCAAGACCTAGAAGGAAATCTAGAACTCCTCCACGACGACGTAGATCTGGATCATGGGCaagagaaaaatctagaacaccaATTACAAGAAGACTGAGGTCTGTATCACCAGTGAGTCCTAGACGCAAATCTCGAACACCTCCAAGACGTGGACGGTCCAGATCACTCTCCAGAGAGAAATCACGCACCAGCACACATCCACATCGATCTGCGTCATCATCCTATGGTGACAAGCCCAGAACATCTTTGCGACAAGAAAGATCTGGCTCTCCCTCCTGGAGGAGTCACTCCCGTTCACTCTCCAGGCGACGAGATAAATCTCGTGGTTCGGTGCGAAGGGAACGTTCAGTTTCCCCTCCGGTTAGAAGCCGTTCAAGATCATCTTCTCGTCAGGAGAAATCTAAACCACCATTCAGAGGTCATTCCCAATCACCAGTACAGATGTTGCCGTTGTCCCCAGAGAGGACTGCAACAAGTCGGAATGCGTCCCGTTCACCACCCAGATTAGATGCATCACGTATAACCACAACGTACAAAGGCACTGGGTCCAGAGTGTCCCCTGATTGTCAGTCATCTCCTGTGAGGAAGCATTCCAGATCAGGCTCCCAGGAAGCCTGCCCATCTCCAGGAAGAAAGTCTCGCTCTCCTCCTGTTCTAGAAAGATACCCCAAGTCTGACCTCCAAGAGAAGCCAGCAAGCTCTTCTCTTTGGCACAGCAAAAACAATGTTGCCATTCCTTGCGCTTTAACTCCACCATGTGAGGAATCTTCTAAATTGCGAAAGGGCCTCTCTCCTGATCTATCTGTGCTACATGACCTGCCTCCAGCATCAAAGAATGGTGATTCCATGGCCATCCGAAAGAGCCCAGGACATAGGAATCAGAGCATGCACCAAGGTGTAATTAAAGATGATGCAGGAGTTGGTGCATCTTTGTCAGGGAGAAGCGGTTCTCATGCAGGCTCCCTCTCTCCTGTAAAAGCTAAATTGTcgtcccactcctcctcctcctcctctgcttcctcctcctcctctgcttcctcaaGTCCCTTACCAGCATTGATTTCTGTCCTAGTGCCCTCCCCCAAAGAAGAGGAGATTGTATCTGAAGGAAAAATAGCAGACAGGTCTGAGGTGCACTTGCCTACCCTTGAGGCTGAGTCGCATTTGGCTTCTGTCATGGAGGATGACACTACCAGTAGCTGTCCCACAGTCCTACAGCTTGATCTTCCCTCTCCTCCACCTTCTGCCCCTCCGAAAGCAAAGAGAAGTTCATCTGCTTCGTCTAccagctcttcatcatcctcgtcttcctcctcctcttcctcctcttcaactTCTGATTCTGAGTCCAGTTCATCTGAGTCCAGTCCCCATGATCAAGCAACAAAGGATCTTGAGGTCGAGATTGAACAGAAACA ACCACCAAGCCCAGTGCTAAAAGAGACTAAAAGTGATGAGCAACCTCTAGAAATGGACAAACGTAAGCGCCGTTCTCAAAGCTCAAGCAGTACAAGCAGCAGCTCTTCTTCTTCGTCATCGTCCTCTTCTTCagcctcttcatcttcctcctcttcctcctcttcgtcATCTTCATCCTCCACCATGCCATTGCCTAAAACAGGACTCCAGGCAGTGATGAAGGCCCCCGTGAAGATGAAACCATCTCCAGAGAAGAGAAA GTCACGCAGCCCTAGAAAACCAATTGATTCATTGAGAGATTCCCGCTCTCTGAGCTACTCCCCAGAAGAACGGCGTCAGATTTCCCCTCCTACCCAACCAGCCTCTGCGCCAAGGGATCGACGTAG AGATAGATCTAAGGATAGGTCCCTGCAGAGAAACAGACGAAGCAACAGCAGGTCCCCAGGACGAAAACGGCGACGCAAATCTCCCAGTCCCCGAGCTCCTCGTCGCAGAACTTCAAG